The region CCATTAGAATGAATCTTACTAAAAGGGAGCATGATCTTATGAATACAGCAAATACCTTTCAATCAAAGGCCTCATCCGCTGCCAAACGGCGGATTTCAACGAAGGATCTGGTGCTGGCAGGAATGTTTGCAGCTGTCCTTGCCGTGATTTCCCAAATATCCATCCCCTTGCCCACCGGAGTTCCCATTACGATCCAGATCTTTGGAGTCGCTCTGATAGGAACTGTACTGGGTTGGAGGCTTGGATTATTAGCTACTTTTATTTATATCCTTTTAGGAGCCGTGGGCCTGCCGGTTTTTTCCAACTTCCGGGGAGGCTTCCAATTCCTTCTGGGACTTACAGGCGGTTATATATGGGGTTGGCTCATTATGGTCCTTCTCTGTGGCATCAGGCCGAAAACCGGCAATAAGTTCTTAAACACAATTCTTATGTTCCTGCTCCCCATTCTCGGTACCTTGTTGGATGAAACCATGGGTGGACTCCAATGGGCGGCATTATCCGGGGATATGTCAGTCCTCGGCGTATTCTCCTATTCCATCGTGGCATTCGTGCCCAAGGACATCATCCTTACGGTAATCGCAGTCATCACCGGTATTCCCATCCGGAAAGCAGTTTTCCGGCAATAACAGAACATTCCCGGCCGTTGCTTTAATAAGCACCGGCCGTATTATTTTTAATCCTTTCCATATGGCTTGACAGAAAAGCCTTTGGAATTTAAAATGAATAACAATGAAGTTACAGCTTATGAATGGCGGGACTGTAATCAAATAATCAAAAAGAAGGTTTTCCACATATGATTCAGGATATTTTTCCACACGTGTTCCATAATGAATTTGAAATAAAAACGCCGAAA is a window of [Clostridium] saccharolyticum WM1 DNA encoding:
- a CDS encoding biotin transporter BioY is translated as MNTANTFQSKASSAAKRRISTKDLVLAGMFAAVLAVISQISIPLPTGVPITIQIFGVALIGTVLGWRLGLLATFIYILLGAVGLPVFSNFRGGFQFLLGLTGGYIWGWLIMVLLCGIRPKTGNKFLNTILMFLLPILGTLLDETMGGLQWAALSGDMSVLGVFSYSIVAFVPKDIILTVIAVITGIPIRKAVFRQ